Proteins from one Bifidobacterium sp. ESL0732 genomic window:
- a CDS encoding glycosyltransferase translates to MNTSSASFPARHKTAIFAFLAAAIILLLECFAFNLQFWSTLGASRDSISALNTLGSGLSRQKDGTLIVTDPTSAFLTTQSDGSSPYVRVDPAESTFRFASPSQVLGFSDTSQNVGNKPKGTSKSPLTAYHIRVYANGHASSIHSVSNAVPNSRYLRIPATNTAPKQTTVKIWIEEPAETHVDIAAVHANVRVPFHASWGRIAAMAIIVALLALWMPSSKLWRMRLDTTSIRQRCVFAGFMLVVGAFAALSIAQSIWSASSSAFHEPGNYTYDFNQYGHMADSLLHGQASMDLPVPKALENAQNPYDPQARETLLNHGVTPIYWDYSFYKGHWYSYFGVLPALLIFAPYRLLTSLFVPGGLMLPSGVAVALLLFVFVLSSSLLIIRLLKLVNPETSLAAVSMAITIFLLGSQVGYLAFRMNFYSVPFAASLAMSTMGLWFWLGAAENRDKPSRRHMVTIGDTQPLSWPHLAAGSLCLAANFGCRPTFILVTLLAFPIFWPQIHAIFSKSQNTEKLAKHKAVIRVLTAVLLPALIVILPLCAYNAIRFGSPVDFGERYQITVADMTHYRNSAANLLPTLGYYLFLPLRFTHEFPFLTINPTPVVSWSYAEPLVGGLFMLCPALALVALLVLPNVRRRIHRSGLLRTVFTALPLALLLLLVAIVKGGIGWRYMVDFGWLVALVAVVVAGAIIGDARPCRKLKQPSLKSKSNQTSSGNAKSSSQPNQRNQFERLSLHHQTASIDLRPGIDWECVAWRLVMLVLVLLGIAVAFFTIFVPGREDALSRTNPAMFQTVASWFIVQ, encoded by the coding sequence GTGAACACTTCCTCAGCTAGCTTCCCAGCCCGCCATAAAACTGCCATATTCGCTTTTCTGGCGGCGGCAATCATACTTCTGCTGGAGTGTTTTGCATTCAACCTGCAGTTCTGGAGCACTTTGGGTGCCAGTCGAGATTCGATTTCGGCGCTGAATACCCTCGGCTCGGGTCTGTCGCGTCAGAAAGACGGAACGCTGATAGTCACCGATCCGACCTCGGCGTTCCTGACCACTCAAAGTGACGGAAGTTCACCATATGTACGAGTCGATCCGGCCGAATCGACCTTCCGCTTCGCTTCCCCGTCGCAGGTTCTGGGCTTCTCAGATACCAGTCAAAATGTCGGAAACAAGCCAAAAGGCACATCGAAATCACCGTTGACGGCCTACCACATCCGTGTGTATGCCAACGGGCACGCTTCCTCGATTCACTCGGTATCGAACGCCGTGCCCAATTCTCGCTATCTCCGCATCCCAGCTACGAACACCGCGCCGAAACAGACTACCGTCAAAATCTGGATCGAGGAACCCGCCGAAACACACGTCGACATCGCTGCCGTCCATGCCAACGTCCGCGTGCCGTTCCATGCCAGTTGGGGACGTATAGCGGCAATGGCGATCATCGTGGCCCTACTCGCCCTGTGGATGCCGTCTTCAAAGCTGTGGCGGATGCGTCTGGACACGACAAGTATCCGGCAACGCTGTGTTTTTGCAGGCTTTATGCTTGTCGTCGGCGCATTTGCCGCACTGTCAATCGCGCAATCGATTTGGTCGGCCAGTTCGTCGGCGTTCCACGAGCCGGGCAATTACACTTATGATTTCAACCAGTACGGCCATATGGCCGATTCCCTGCTCCATGGCCAGGCCTCGATGGATCTGCCGGTGCCGAAGGCGCTTGAAAACGCTCAGAATCCTTACGATCCGCAAGCCCGAGAAACATTGCTCAACCACGGCGTCACACCCATTTACTGGGACTATTCCTTCTACAAAGGCCATTGGTATTCGTATTTCGGAGTCTTGCCGGCGTTGCTGATTTTCGCCCCATACCGTCTGCTGACCTCGCTATTCGTCCCGGGCGGGTTGATGCTCCCTTCAGGTGTCGCCGTGGCGTTGCTATTGTTCGTCTTCGTGTTGTCCAGCTCACTGCTGATCATTCGCTTGCTGAAATTGGTGAATCCCGAGACTTCGTTGGCGGCAGTTTCCATGGCCATCACGATTTTTCTGCTGGGCTCGCAGGTCGGCTATCTGGCATTTCGTATGAATTTTTATTCGGTTCCGTTTGCTGCATCCCTCGCCATGAGCACAATGGGACTTTGGTTCTGGTTAGGCGCGGCCGAAAACCGGGACAAGCCATCCCGTCGGCATATGGTTACGATTGGCGATACCCAGCCGCTTTCGTGGCCACATCTGGCTGCTGGTTCACTTTGCTTGGCAGCGAATTTCGGATGCCGTCCGACGTTCATCTTGGTCACGCTACTGGCATTTCCGATATTCTGGCCCCAGATTCACGCGATATTCTCCAAGTCACAGAACACGGAAAAACTGGCAAAACACAAAGCTGTCATCCGTGTGCTGACTGCGGTTTTGCTGCCTGCGCTGATTGTAATACTGCCATTGTGCGCCTATAACGCCATTCGGTTCGGCTCTCCTGTCGATTTCGGTGAACGCTACCAGATCACCGTCGCCGACATGACGCATTACCGCAACTCCGCAGCCAATCTGCTGCCGACGCTCGGCTATTACCTGTTCCTGCCATTGCGTTTCACGCACGAATTCCCGTTCCTGACCATCAACCCCACACCGGTGGTTTCCTGGAGCTATGCGGAACCGTTGGTGGGAGGGCTTTTTATGCTGTGCCCTGCGCTTGCGCTCGTCGCCCTGCTGGTGCTTCCAAACGTAAGACGACGCATTCACCGTTCCGGATTGCTGAGAACCGTGTTTACCGCTTTGCCACTGGCTTTGCTGCTGCTGCTTGTCGCTATTGTCAAGGGCGGCATCGGTTGGCGCTATATGGTCGATTTTGGTTGGCTAGTGGCGTTGGTTGCAGTTGTAGTAGCCGGGGCGATTATCGGGGATGCACGACCATGTCGGAAACTGAAGCAGCCATCACTGAAGTCAAAATCGAATCAGACTTCAAGCGGCAACGCAAAGTCATCGTCGCAACCGAACCAGCGTAATCAGTTTGAAAGACTGAGTCTCCATCATCAGACTGCTTCCATTGATCTACGACCGGGTATCGATTGGGAATGCGTCGCCTGGCGTCTTGTCATGCTGGTGCTGGTCTTGTTGGGCATCGCCGTGGCGTTCTTCACTATCTTCGTCCCGGGCCGCGAAGACGCCCTGAGCCGCACCAATCCGGCGATGTTCCAAACAGTCGCCTCTTGGTTCATTGTCCAGTAA
- a CDS encoding pyridoxal phosphate-dependent aminotransferase, producing the protein MRFSSRVGSTKLNPIARAEATARSQGIALDTVNDSNPTKHGLAPSEVRGVYTAEPRGPLSVRKQLARFLTNRNLAELAAEGQNSSESVDPDRLYLLSSTSEAYTWLFKLMCDPGDIVLGPKPGYPLIESIGGLENVDTLEYQLQFDGSWFIDVAWLRELLESPEGHKVQAIVLINPNNPTGSYVKPEEREALVKLCGENDVAIIADEVFFDYSLEQFAGNRRLAGERRALTFALDGFSKLLAAPHAKVGWIQVSGPERLVVEAQRRLDIIADDYLPFSDIIAARMPELLAAVPGQLHRVQERTRANLDRLHTLLREDESGLVSVLRAEGGWNVLLHFPSVIDENDLVLRLIHDFNLTGQPGYYFDMIENGYLAVSLLPEPDVFERNIEAVLATVSRELEIV; encoded by the coding sequence ACCGCACGAAGCCAGGGAATTGCGCTCGATACCGTCAATGACTCCAATCCGACGAAACACGGGCTGGCACCGAGCGAAGTGCGAGGTGTTTATACCGCCGAGCCGCGCGGGCCATTGTCGGTGCGAAAGCAGCTTGCCCGATTCCTGACCAATCGTAATCTGGCCGAGTTGGCAGCGGAGGGGCAAAATTCTTCAGAATCCGTCGATCCTGACCGGCTATACCTGTTGAGTTCCACTTCCGAGGCTTATACCTGGCTCTTCAAGCTCATGTGTGATCCGGGTGACATCGTTCTTGGGCCCAAGCCGGGGTACCCGTTGATCGAGTCCATCGGCGGACTGGAGAACGTGGATACGCTCGAATACCAGCTGCAATTCGATGGGTCGTGGTTCATCGACGTGGCTTGGTTGCGCGAGCTTCTGGAAAGTCCGGAAGGCCACAAGGTACAGGCCATCGTCCTGATCAATCCGAACAATCCGACGGGTTCCTATGTCAAACCCGAGGAACGCGAGGCGTTGGTGAAACTTTGCGGCGAGAACGATGTCGCCATCATCGCCGACGAAGTGTTCTTCGATTACTCCTTGGAACAGTTTGCGGGCAACCGGCGGTTGGCGGGGGAACGCCGCGCGTTGACGTTCGCACTTGACGGTTTTTCCAAGTTGCTCGCCGCTCCTCATGCCAAAGTCGGTTGGATTCAGGTCAGTGGTCCTGAACGGTTGGTGGTCGAGGCGCAACGTCGGCTTGACATCATCGCCGATGACTATCTGCCGTTCAGCGACATCATTGCCGCGCGGATGCCGGAACTGCTGGCTGCGGTTCCCGGACAACTTCATCGCGTGCAAGAACGTACTCGAGCGAATCTTGACCGATTGCATACTTTGCTGAGAGAGGACGAGTCCGGCCTGGTCTCGGTTCTGCGTGCGGAAGGCGGCTGGAACGTGTTGCTGCATTTTCCGTCTGTTATTGACGAGAATGACTTGGTGCTTCGACTGATCCATGATTTCAACTTGACCGGTCAGCCTGGCTATTACTTCGACATGATTGAAAACGGTTATCTCGCGGTTTCCCTACTTCCGGAACCGGACGTTTTCGAGCGCAATATCGAGGCGGTTCTGGCAACGGTATCGCGGGAGCTTGAGATTGTTTAA
- a CDS encoding tetratricopeptide repeat protein, which produces MSNFTQHLHDFASSSGFGRFVESARGIAHRVNTMVGSGVSRHDINEVTSTSSSQSQGKTSGNSMMQELFDHAIQLGPMVKRRIFEDFPDVPDGLSLGWAQLPQLDGRFFALGVFLNPHEFCQVALADGKGRVFLGNDPRMDTHDVDPALVFGKEGDYSLSNDSRMRGGKADKADSSTETLENSIFEAQSSTNSDSTDKGRGIDVVQGGIVGRDMFGQMTWLASWLKRGNRYTLEQMRYRLPESLRLNLEYRDAMAIAFFATYMLPQIGGQLIGFGAGNIFRRLNREAPLGAIRRSVRDSLEARTHGLRVSGLEDYFADLMRESGALKPSAGLEAVHGAEPLHLYTSSYSGAYFFTWDDSLNLAPALEALNIEGNLNRFASISVWLEHNAHTGALPIEDTVTRAQAAQIDHALLENPALMALKPLPKQGADLGEASSVSLSRMIGIAGQTADRIAADAAGEDGGTSSTQVPASAGRGEWVYRQALSTLLRQIRVPYRFDTEFRSNLALGNVAVAFTTAGRTMMPTSRYDSQRHTWVALSEHERTEMSERYNLRIGLMIAALCFGADEKIENVSIRIDSMGLEEVVEQQDSAISKLMAQALGAFERMPSGDMRRGSSKADPKDGDIHGDPSQAGAVAAGHDSMPFGSSTSTKPEETEAKNSPESQNSDNRQEHSDSNPDTSGVNRTSAAQTAVSPQTQDSPEENDLSDGAGDNNRNGSKVQTGAIPQTSSLSDAQTADDGVDGSSSDEDQIDAEFADLMKGVDLDSIAMSVPQGDQQTDIADEGENGEGDANDPLAVLRSGPTAHNMATVTFTREEFMRISASDGLDHPIETYRKFGASLNIVGAMPRNANPQFTLRDKRFSPLGSQEEPELADVSISGDAQHVLGTDNITGLSIQRADLLQRAVSDFHRIAEDNTLPSVTKAQQAMAIVEANGDPELKKLAPSVSSALIDGVDTPDLDFMVAKNLDAERVKARDMLFSGQVDQAIASLEEAVEKVDALYAPTGAPRYFNSYAERVVYNRLFATSDENTVLIPDNLFYAHMELADVLAQLQGAKAALPHLNQMVSYAPAYPLSHMRLAVQLAREEDWNSARAACLNALRVSLDRDDAAYAYYRLAYAEWMLGDFDVAAASYIMSEHISPGKIASLDGELQELLARAQSQCILVPVSFESAQQVLASHDLPVWPHTEVGGIVRDAARVCVDKALFVPARTLSVAAARMDDSADDGMDMAQAQFLRSLNA; this is translated from the coding sequence ATGTCCAATTTCACACAGCATTTGCATGATTTCGCTTCTTCTTCGGGTTTTGGCAGGTTTGTCGAGTCGGCGCGGGGCATCGCACATCGTGTGAATACCATGGTGGGCAGTGGCGTTTCAAGGCACGATATTAATGAGGTGACTTCTACTTCGTCGTCGCAATCGCAGGGCAAAACCTCCGGCAACTCCATGATGCAGGAGCTTTTTGATCATGCCATCCAACTCGGGCCCATGGTCAAACGGCGTATTTTCGAAGACTTTCCCGACGTGCCAGATGGCCTTTCGCTGGGATGGGCGCAGCTGCCTCAGCTGGACGGGCGTTTTTTCGCTCTCGGAGTGTTTCTCAATCCTCATGAATTCTGTCAGGTCGCTTTGGCCGATGGTAAAGGCCGCGTGTTTTTGGGAAACGACCCGCGAATGGATACCCATGATGTCGATCCTGCACTCGTTTTCGGCAAAGAAGGCGATTACTCGCTTTCAAACGATAGCAGGATGCGCGGTGGCAAGGCAGACAAGGCCGATTCCTCGACGGAAACACTTGAAAACAGTATCTTCGAAGCGCAATCGTCCACAAACTCAGACTCGACCGATAAAGGCCGAGGAATCGACGTGGTACAAGGCGGCATTGTTGGCCGCGACATGTTCGGCCAGATGACGTGGCTGGCCTCGTGGCTCAAGCGCGGCAACCGCTATACGTTGGAGCAGATGCGTTACCGTCTGCCCGAAAGCTTGCGCCTCAACTTGGAATACCGGGATGCGATGGCCATCGCCTTCTTCGCCACCTACATGCTTCCGCAGATCGGCGGGCAACTGATCGGTTTCGGTGCCGGCAACATCTTCCGTAGGCTTAATCGCGAAGCCCCGCTTGGGGCCATTCGCCGCAGTGTGCGCGACAGCCTGGAGGCGCGGACGCATGGTTTGCGTGTCTCCGGTCTCGAGGATTATTTCGCTGACCTGATGCGAGAATCGGGGGCATTGAAGCCGTCGGCCGGACTTGAGGCCGTCCACGGTGCCGAACCACTGCATCTCTATACTTCCAGCTATTCCGGGGCGTATTTCTTTACGTGGGATGATTCTCTGAACCTCGCACCCGCCCTTGAAGCTCTGAATATTGAAGGTAATCTCAATCGTTTTGCATCCATCAGTGTTTGGCTGGAGCACAACGCGCACACCGGCGCGCTGCCCATCGAGGACACTGTCACGCGGGCTCAGGCAGCCCAGATCGATCATGCGTTGCTGGAAAATCCGGCGTTGATGGCCTTAAAGCCATTGCCGAAACAAGGCGCGGATCTGGGGGAGGCAAGCTCGGTGTCGCTTTCTCGGATGATCGGGATAGCGGGTCAGACCGCAGACCGTATCGCAGCAGATGCTGCTGGCGAGGATGGTGGTACGTCTTCAACTCAAGTTCCTGCCTCGGCCGGTCGCGGCGAATGGGTCTATCGTCAGGCACTGTCCACTTTGCTGCGTCAGATTCGTGTGCCCTATCGTTTCGACACCGAATTCCGTTCCAATCTGGCTCTTGGCAATGTTGCGGTTGCTTTCACCACTGCTGGGCGCACCATGATGCCCACCAGTCGTTACGATTCGCAGCGTCATACCTGGGTTGCTTTGAGCGAACATGAACGTACAGAGATGAGTGAACGCTACAACTTGCGTATCGGACTCATGATTGCAGCGCTGTGCTTCGGGGCCGATGAGAAAATCGAGAACGTTTCCATTCGCATCGATTCCATGGGCTTGGAAGAAGTGGTCGAACAGCAGGATTCCGCCATTTCCAAGCTGATGGCACAAGCTCTTGGTGCGTTTGAACGCATGCCAAGCGGAGACATGAGACGAGGCAGTTCCAAAGCCGACCCCAAGGACGGCGACATCCACGGTGACCCGTCCCAGGCAGGTGCCGTAGCGGCCGGTCACGATTCGATGCCGTTTGGTTCTTCAACGTCCACGAAGCCTGAAGAAACCGAAGCGAAGAATTCTCCAGAATCTCAGAACAGTGACAATCGGCAGGAGCATTCTGATTCCAACCCCGATACTTCTGGAGTGAATCGGACCAGTGCAGCACAGACTGCGGTGTCACCGCAAACACAGGATAGTCCAGAAGAAAACGATCTATCAGATGGTGCGGGCGATAACAATAGGAACGGCTCGAAGGTGCAGACGGGTGCTATTCCGCAGACTTCCAGCCTCTCCGACGCCCAAACTGCCGATGACGGTGTTGACGGTTCTTCCTCGGATGAAGACCAGATCGATGCCGAATTCGCGGATCTGATGAAAGGCGTCGACCTCGACAGCATTGCCATGTCAGTGCCGCAAGGTGACCAGCAGACCGATATCGCAGACGAAGGTGAAAACGGCGAGGGCGATGCCAATGATCCGCTTGCGGTGTTGCGCAGCGGGCCTACAGCGCACAATATGGCAACCGTGACTTTTACGCGCGAGGAATTCATGCGCATCAGCGCCTCTGACGGGCTGGATCATCCTATCGAGACCTATCGTAAGTTCGGCGCCTCACTCAATATCGTTGGTGCCATGCCTCGCAACGCTAACCCCCAATTCACCTTACGAGACAAGCGTTTCTCTCCTTTGGGCAGTCAGGAAGAGCCCGAACTTGCCGATGTGTCGATCAGCGGAGATGCACAGCATGTGCTTGGCACCGACAACATCACAGGGCTCTCGATTCAACGCGCCGATTTGCTTCAGCGAGCGGTCAGCGATTTCCATAGGATTGCCGAAGACAATACTTTGCCCAGCGTCACCAAGGCCCAACAGGCCATGGCTATTGTCGAAGCCAACGGGGACCCGGAATTGAAGAAGCTTGCTCCAAGTGTGAGCAGCGCCTTGATTGACGGGGTCGATACCCCGGATCTCGATTTTATGGTTGCCAAAAATCTTGATGCCGAACGTGTAAAGGCACGGGATATGCTCTTTTCCGGGCAGGTCGATCAGGCCATTGCAAGCCTCGAAGAAGCCGTCGAGAAAGTGGATGCACTTTATGCCCCGACCGGCGCTCCACGATATTTTAACTCATATGCAGAGCGCGTGGTCTACAATCGTCTTTTCGCCACCAGTGATGAAAACACTGTGCTCATTCCCGACAACCTCTTCTATGCCCACATGGAATTGGCCGATGTGTTGGCCCAGTTGCAGGGTGCGAAAGCCGCCTTGCCGCATTTGAACCAGATGGTTTCCTATGCTCCGGCCTATCCGCTTTCGCATATGCGGCTTGCCGTGCAGCTGGCTCGCGAAGAGGACTGGAATTCCGCCCGCGCCGCCTGCCTCAACGCCTTGCGCGTTTCGCTGGATCGAGACGATGCCGCCTATGCATACTACCGCTTGGCCTATGCGGAATGGATGCTGGGCGACTTCGATGTGGCTGCAGCAAGCTACATCATGAGTGAGCACATTTCCCCGGGAAAGATCGCCTCGTTGGACGGCGAGCTTCAGGAATTACTGGCACGTGCGCAATCCCAGTGTATTCTGGTGCCGGTCTCCTTCGAGTCTGCCCAGCAAGTGCTGGCTTCCCACGACCTACCGGTGTGGCCGCATACCGAAGTCGGTGGCATTGTTCGTGATGCAGCGCGAGTGTGCGTCGATAAGGCGCTGTTCGTGCCAGCCCGGACCCTTTCGGTGGCGGCCGCGAGGATGGACGACAGCGCCGATGACGGCATGGATATGGCACAAGCTCAGTTCCTGCGTTCGCTTAATGCCTAG